CTGCCCATTTTTTAAACAACCATTTACACATGAAAGTAAACCAAGTGTTTTATATTACAACTAAGGCATCAGATGTCAGTATGTACAAGGCCAGAGCCAGAGAGGGACAGTGGAAAGACAGACACGTCATCTCCGTAGCTAGAGGAAAACTATCACAGTTGATCCTTGTACACATACGGTGAAGGCACAGTGTGATTTAGCAGGAGAGAAACGTTACAACGCTGATCTGGAGTTAGCCTCAAGCTGTCATTCAGCACTATAAAGGTGGCAGATTTTACAGTGTCAGCATACCTATACACATTaggacagtatatacacacacacacactatggtcATCAACAACACAGGTTATAGTATAGACAGGAAAGAAACAAACATTTCAACTAGAATATAAATTGGAGTCAGTCTGTACAACTATAAACATCAAACAGATGGCCAGAGAGGCTGTCTAACGCAACACACATCCCTTTACAAGGGCACcaatgggaggggaggagagggaggcgtTATAGAACGTTCATATAGGAATTAACACGCATGTATGGCTCTACCTGAAGGTTATATAACATTTGCTCCCCAAATGAATGCAGCCCAGGGTCTGAGACACAGCCATCTGCTCttctgggttgtattcattagggcacactgtgGCAAAACGTTTCAAAACATTGTGCCATAAAAAAAGAAAACAgcagtttcttattggacaagtttagATAGTACCTCCCCGTTGCAGCCCGTTTCTTCCAATTCGTGCCTAAAGAATACGTACAAGAACAGGTTCGCACAGAAGACATTTAACTAAGAATCTAAAGCTTTAACCTGGAGTATCCAATATAGACATGGGTTATTCAAATATTACCCTACGAGGTATGGAGTACTGCtggttctgttctacctgataattaattgcacccacatgatgtcccaggtctaaaccagtccctgattagaagggGAAAATTTTCAAAAGCAATGAAGGGCCAGATTTGAATTTGAGGGGTCTCGACAATAGACTACAGACACAATAATGACATTTATACAATGGTCTCCATACAACCCTGAGATAACAATATTAGCTAACAGTCACGCCTGCCTGCTGCaagtgtgtgtgtccttacagcAGAATTACAAGTTAACCATCAGGGAATAGGAAGGCAGACATttaactgtatacacacacacacacactggaatgtaGGTGATCAAGGACATGATTGATTAAATGATAGTTTACGCAAATACCTAAGGCTAGACAGGTATACACATAGCTCAGTACAGAtgaacacatgcacgcacacacacagtgattaAGGGTTATTAAGATGTTGTATGAAGGCGTTATGGTTTCTCCATCAGTTAGTCACACAGatcagtggacaggagaggggcTATGACAGCACGGTAGGCATCAGCGTAGACATCAAACTGACCCAGGTACAGAGCTTAGTATCCAGCATTCAATCATGTCCCTAGCCAAACTGACTTCAGAGCAGTCTATAGACCATCCACTCACCACAGGGCAGTAAAAACCAAATAAAAACATCTAAACAGAAGTGGAACGTCAAGGTCCTCCCCAAGGCATGGGTGTCCTCAAACAAGTCCTCTTAAAGTCTGGTTTATTGCAGGTCCTCTTTTAAAAGGTGAGAGGTCCTCAATCAGGTCCTCTTTTAGGCAGGAGAATAAGTCCTCTCTGGGGCCATCTCGGAGGCTGGTTTTGCTCAGGTTCTCTCTGGAGGTCATAGTTCACTGGAGCATCAGCTGTTTGAGGTTGTCATGAAGGATAGTATCCTTGACATCTCGGAACACCAGGCGGATGTTCTCTGTGTTGATGGCCGTGGTGAAGTGGTGGTAGAGGGGCTTCTGTGTCaagtctcttctcttctcccggAAACAGTCCACTAGGAACTTCTGGACGTCCGGCAGGCTGTGGTCCGGCCCCGTGTACTCTGGGAAGTATTTACTTAGCGAAACATTCAAGACCTGCCGAGAACAAGGATCAGCCGAACATAACATGGAATGTCAGTACAATCAGAAGGTTGGTTTGGACTCAATCACAATACTTGACATCAATATTTTTCTCTCTGAAAAGCTAAGAGCCCATTTTCTTCAGTGAGGACTCATGCGAGCAGGGTCCAATCTACTCAAGGCATCACTATCTTAGGTAAACGAGTTTGTGATTACGGGGAATGTGACTGTACAGACCTTCTCCTCCAGCAGGTCAGTCTTgttgaggaagaggatgatggaGACTGAGAGGAAGACTCGGTTGTTGACAATCGTCTCAAAGATGTTCAACGACTCTCTCAGCCGGTTGGTCTGCCTGTCCTCCATCAAGACCTAGAACACACAGGGGATagaaaaatgaaataaataaattaggtagtgtgtcagtgagagagaaacagagggcgTGTGTGGTGAGCGTGTTCAGTGTGCGTgcatgtccactgtgtgtgtacctggtcatactctgaagaagacactaggaacaGTATGGAGGTGACAGAGTCAAAACACTCAAACCACCGACGTCTTTCCGAGCGCTGTCCTCCCACGTCCACCATCTTGAAGGGAATACTCTTGATCTCAAAGTCATACTCATGAATGCCCTTAGTGGGCTTACGGGCTAGCAGGACGTCATGCTGGGAAGGGATGTAgctctggaggagagagagggatgagtagaAGACAGGAGAAGAGGATGGGGATGTTAAGGAGGCAGAGTGAATTATGGAGGGaaagagggcgagggagagaaacTTACCGGCTCCCCGAGCTTCTCCACATTGTCCAAGAAATACTTAACCGACTCaccctgagagaggagagaaatgtgtTTTAGCGTCATTGTCAATCCTTCTAATACTCAGATTATGTACACACATCAGCCTAAAACTGCtgcatgtgagtgagtgagtgtactACAGTGGTagggcaactagattcagccgcgggccgaTTTGTGTCGGAGCGAATGGTCGGAACTCAATTATAATAATTGGAAAAACCACATTGACCACAAAGTCTAAATATTGATTACGTTTGAAAATAACAATGTCATACTTTGATTTCATTGAGCACGTTTACATGCATACTAATAAttcgatattaaactgattatggaagtaggcagattatgcaatagtcacataaaacaccttactctgcttatcttgaATTGgcaaaaggtaaaaaaaaaatcaaagtaAACCTACACCAATTAAAAcatggttttctgagcaatctttcaaaTTATTAGGGCATTAAAAACACCCTAAAACGGCGTTCCAGAAGTATATTTGATCTGCGCGTGCACTAGCACCAGCAGAGTGAGCCTCCCTCTTCAGCTCAAGTGTGTTCGGAACAACTGAATGTATGAGTCTTAGAAGTCGTTTTCACATACAAACgttatacagtgcattgggaaagtattcagaccctttcactttttccacattttgtcacgttacagccgtattctaaaattgattaaatcccccccaatcaatctacacactataccccataactacaaagcaaaaacaggtcaaGAAATTTGAGCAAATATATAAACATTAAAACTGAAatctcacatttacataagtattcagacctttacgcagtactttgttgaagcacctttggcagcgattacagcctcaagtcttcttgggtatgacgctacaagcgtggcacacctgtatttggagagtttctcccattcttctctgcagattttctcaagctgtgtcaggttggatggggagcgtcgctgcacataaatgttcagatctctccagaaatgttagatcaggttcaagtccaggccctggaccactcaaggacattcagggacttgtcccaaaaccactcctgcattgtcttggctgtgtgcttagggtcattgtcctgttggaaggtgaacctttaccccagtctgaggtcctgaacgctctggagcaggttgtcatcagggatctctctgtattttgatccattcatctttcccctgATCCTGACACggaaaacatccccatagcatgatgctgccaccaccatgctttatcgtagggatggtgcaaggtttcctccagatgtaacgcttggcattcaggccaaagagttcaatcttggtttcatcagaccagagaatcttgtttctcatggtctgagagtctttaggtgccttttggcaaactccaagcgggctgtcatgtgccatttactgaagagtggcttccgtctggccactttaccataaaggcctgattggtggagtgctgcagagaaggttggcttctggaaggttctcccatctccacagaggaactctagagctttgtcagagtgaccatcgggttcttggtcacccccgattgcgcagtttggccagacggccagctctaggaagagtcttggtggttccaaacttctttcttTTAAGAATGATGTTGGCCACGGTCTTCTTGAGGACCTTctatgctgcagacattttttggtgccctttcccagatctgtgcctcgacacaatcctgtcttggagctctacggacaattccttcaacctcatggcttggtttttgctctgacatgcactgtcaactgtgggacagttctgtgcctttctaaatcatgtccaatcaattgaatttccccaggtggactccaatcaagttgtagaaacatcaagaatGATGTAAACAGGACACAActtagctcaatttcgagtctcatagcaaaggatctgaatacttatgtgaataaggtattgggttttatacatttgcacaaacttctaaaaacctgttttggctttgtcattatggggtagtgtgtgtagattgatgagatttttttatattttatttatttattttagaataaggctacaaaatgtggaaaaggtcaaggggtctgaatacactgtatgtacaaactcagaatcaaatatgctCACATTAGGTCTATTTTTATTTGTGGGAAAACTTGGGAATAGATTTCCTCAATTAAACAAATCGGTAGCTGAATTCCTGGTAATTTTACAGTGTTTTTGGACcaaacccccacccccccaaaaaaccagGTTGGCCACATGATACCAACCCCTTGTAGTGGAATGGCCTCAAGTTGCCAACCCCTGTAGTGCATCCATGTGAAGTGAGCATtcgtgtgcctgtatgtgtgtgtgatgtgtaacgGAGTGTGGGTGTGTTTTCCACCCTGTCCTCCTGGTCTGGTGTTGTTTCTCAGTAAGTGGGGCGTGCCCAAACACGAGCCTGCACAGCCAAGACTGGCTTACATTccagtctgagtgtgtgtgtttgagcatgTACTCACTCTACCCCTGAAAGCTACAGaaatgtaaatttaaaaaacgatCTATTCTTGTGTCTTTGTGATGATTAGatcacaactgtgtgtgtgtgttttactgtaCACATTCGATAATAACACTAAAGGCCTTTTACCTTTACAACTCACCTGGCCTGAAAAAcctgtctgcgtctgtctgtgtgcgGTAGGCTAAGATTACAGAGTATGTAGAGTTGATCAAACCAGAGCTCAAGTGTCTGTCCATACAGGCAgaattctttattttttaaattaaactaggcaagtcagttgagaacaaattcttatttgcaatgacggcctacactatacacacacacactgataaacaTACACACAGGCGCTGTGCTACTGGAACCAGTATATCATTAGACAGATGGCCTCAGCTACAACCCAAAAGTGAAACCTAGGCACACGACTTGTTTTTTTCTGTAACAGATCCTGCCTCCCTTcttactgtaaacacacaccAGAATTCCCGTTAGGAAAATGTGGTGACAAACATTTGATCGGCAGCATTTTAATTTAAtggacatttgagaaatttaccggacccatatgcattgggtgcgtaacctgattagggcacCCACCCACAGTACTCAGggtgacagaaatcacatttagattatggcTAGACCTattcatcttaacagaacatgcaagtcgaGGATGCAATGGCGTGTGTCCTTACCGAATTCCGATGCGtactttgaagatgttagaagTTATTTACTTTTCCTGTGCCAAGACAAGTAAcaaacagcaaaatcactagtcACTATGTCAATCTATTGCCCATAGCAGAAAATTTGACCTATTCCATTGGTCAGCTTGTCGTACTGTGCGAGAAAGAAATAGCCaattccaaacagactctgggatgATAGGTTGCATGAATTAtgactctttaaaaaaataaaaaataatgcaaTGAATCTGATGTAATAGACCAGAAAGTtttgcttaaaatgttgataaactattatttctcCACATAaagcgcagcaatgtgcacaAGGCAGGGCACACTAGGCAACGCACCCTAGGCAAGGCACCCTAGGCAATACGCAACGTGCGAATGTTGgttccataatgcaattagcaggaaaacacttGTCAAAAGCGCATTATTCATGTCAGCTGTATCCAAGGACAGTGATGAAAATCAGTTAGAAATTAAGATAGAGGTGAGATCTAAAGATGCAGAAATAAGCATGGATTGCGGCtttggctactggacaatgaaagaaagtttatttgaaaacaaatgagagaaataggctactggtttcaatggcatatggaagtctttataaaataattgcctccatgtTTCTATGGTCGGGTTtgactttgaagcaaggtaagacatgcctcataatatgacgTAAAacattcaggcttcaaacaattaagtatactgtatgtttccaaaatacatactgcctccagctcattgcaaagtggtgtgatGCACTGAAGCCTGCATACAGCCACTTGAATGGGAAGCAGGCTTTAATTACCAgttgaaatgttttgttgtttttagcGCTTTTAAAATCGTGGCTATCAAAACTTAACACACaattgcatttagaattgttaCACAATGATTGGGGTTATAAAAATCACGTTTCACTCCAGCAGCAAACGAATGAGCTGTTTGAGAAGCTGTAGCAACAGCAGCAGGAGCTCTCACGCGGTCCTGACAGATTTCCGCTCATAACCTCGATATGCAGTGCACTACAAAAATTaacctatagaccgataagcatATGACCAGTCAAATGCATTTCCATCGACTGGTATTTCAATCAATGAATAGGTTAAAAAACATTATTTAGCaaagggatttttttttctttcctGGACAATTGGCTGGCGGCAGTTTTATTGATCAGATttccatttatttaaaaaaattggccaAAAGCCTGCTATTACCGGCTGACGTTAACcctgacacacacccacacacagagttATAAACACAAATTGTTACATCTCAGACTGACTTCCCGGCTGTCGATGCACCCTTGTGTGATCGTAATGCCCCATAATTTTTGTAATCCATCAGAACATTTAGCTGTTGTTAAATGTTAAAATagtaggctatttcttcacattatgagCACAGGAATGCGCAAAACGGCAGTAAACTATAAGcgtgaatgttccaaaatgctaTTAGCGGGAAAACATTACTCTCCAAATCTCCAAAGCGCACCGCAATTGCGAGATGAAAATATCCTTTCGAAATTTAGAAAAGGTCTAAaaatgcaacaactagcatgggtttaatatgactaggattgtgtctGTGGCTGTCATTGTGTCTGACAAATGAGGAAGTTTTTATAAAAGAATCCCCTTACACTCCGATGGTCGGAACACAGTAAGACATGCCTCATTGTCATAAAGTGtatctcttgtcgtgatgtgtgttttgtccttttggtaggccgtcattgtaaataagaatttgttcttaaccgacttgcctatttaaataaaaaggttaaataaaaaaaagtattgaCAGCTGTGCCCTATAGCAATagagttgggaagagattttcgatgtaccgattccatggcatatggtttatgaactgatacacaaaacgaCACTGTATTCAAAACTTGAGTTTTTAAACTttaaaattattatacaaaattcttgcaacgaatgtagcttgtttttggtcacaggaatggctgaagaattccAACATTTAAGCCAACTCTGCTGGGCGATTAAAAAAGTGAGTCAaattgatcaataatataataactcttagcaaaaatgtttCTTTAATTGACAATCTTTAGAAACTATgtgaatagaaaggttcagaacttttgtgaaacatcacagcacagttgaaatatatatatggcaaacaaatcaaaactggatgatgttcagaaatagatgggaggggttgaaagtagctggatgggactaaaaacaaatcaaaaataactattgtaaaattgATATACTATGAATAagatggaagtagaagcctaagtgttgtttactccaattaggggaggggtggcccttagcaagatggcgccgacagatagggaagctctgcttctagctcctaagcaaccttacaagcatttcgctacacccgcaataacatctggtaaacgtgaatgtgaccaataaaatttgatttggtagGGTTTGGGGAAAACAATATataaccagtcaaaagttgacacacctacagATTCAAgaacttttctttatttttactattattctacaatgtagaataatagtgaagacatcaaaaatatgaaattacacatggaatcacatagtaaccaaaatatattttatatttgagattcttcaaagtagccaccctttgcattgatgacagcttggcacacttggcattctctcaatcagcttcctgaggtagtcacctggaatgcatttcaattaaccggtctgccttgttaaatgtggaatttctttcctttttaacgCGTTTGAACCAATCCGTTGTGCCgtgataaggtaggggtggtatacagaaaatagccctatttggtaaaagaccaagtccatattatggcaagaagagctcaaataagcaaagagaaatgacagtccattactttaagacatgaaggccagtcaatgaggacaatttcaagaactttgaaagtttcttcaagtgcagtcgcaaaaaccatcaaacgctatgatgaaactgactcatgaggaccgacacaggaaaggaagacccagacttatggcggcaggtagcttagtggttagagcattgggccagtaaccaaaagatcgctagatcgaatccctgagctgacaaggtaaacatcagtcgttctgcccctgaacaagacagttaacccactgttccccggtagatcatcattgtacataagaatttgttcttaactgacttgcctagttaaacaaaggtaaaaaaaagttacctctgttgcagaggatttattatttattaactgcacctcagaagcTGCCCAAATAAAAGCatcagagttcaagaaacagacagaacagaactgttcagaggagacttcatggtcaaattgctgcaaagaaaccactattaaaggacaccaataataataagaaactTGTTTggcccaagaaacacgagcaatggacattaatgagtccaaatatgagatttttggttccaaccgcagtgtctttgtgagacacagattaggtgaacggatgatctctgcatgtgtggttcccaccatgaagcatggaggaggtggtgtgatggtgctttgctggtaacactgtcagtgatttatttagaattcagcaaggctaccacagcattctgcagtaatATGCCATCGCATCTGGTTtgcccttagtgggactatcatttgtttttcaacaaaacaatgacccaaaacacacctccaggctgtgtaagggctatttgaccaaggagagtgttGATGGCCGTGCCCCTAAAAATCAAGAAATTTCAGGCCTGACACTGACATATAGCTCATTGGCATCCTGTAAAATCTGGCTGTCACTGCTGTATTTCTGCTATGTCACTTTTATGTCAGTGTTAGTGTTGAATGCAGCCGGTACAGGGCTTTGAGTGCCTGTAAGCAGATCAGCATTCCTGCACAAATCATACTCGATCTCACCAACAAACAGCTCACCAATACTCAAGTATTTTTCTatctatagcttgttctccatgtTATGGTGAGACAACCTGTGCTATATGGGATGCTAATTCGATTCGTTCCGacatttcttaatttctttctttttacttttTGGATTATGTGTGCATTGcttgtattgctaggtattactgcactgttggagctagaaacacaagcatttcacaccACCTGCGATAAcgtctgcaaatctgtgtacgcaaACTTTGACTGAATGTTATCACCATTTATTTCCATGACCCCAAAAATTCTCATGGCTCTTCCTtgttcctctgcagcagacagaGTGAGCATTACATCGAACACAATAAAAAATTACAGTACCGATTCGCAATACACAGAATCATGATAAAACCTCAATACATATCGCAGCAGTACCTAAGTATCTTGATAAtattgtatcgtgaggtccctagCAATTCgcagccctagtgtgtgtgttaggaaaGACCAGGTGTCAATAGAGGAGAGCTGAGGTCGGCACAGCTAACAGACTGACGCACGTGCAGCTTGAGCATccgacacacacaccaacctcacACATGCAGAGAGAGCCATTGAGAGACAAAGGAGGAAGCAGCCACAAGTCTCTGGTCTCTACTCAGTTTCACATTCACTTCAGCCAGTCTGCAGAGGCCTGATGAGTCTGTGTGCatctgtgcatgcgtgtgtagTGTACTGACCAGCTGGAACTCCCTGCGTCTGTCGTAGGCGTGTTGTATGGCAACGTCAGCCCACAGGGCCTGGATGGAGGGCAGGTACTTGAGGAACACGCTCGTCTCCACCTGGCCGTGCACCATCATCGAAGATCTTGTGTCAAATGACATCACATTGTCTCCGTGCACCTGGTTGTCAGAGGAACCCCAGGGGATCTGAAGCTTCTCCCGTGCATCTACCAACACACGCACACCTGAAGGGGAGAGATAGGGTTTAGAGTTAAACACACACAGGGGTCTGTGGCCCACAACACTATCTGACAAGTATCAGAAAGCAACAAGGCTGATTTAAAAGAAGTCTTTATGTTTCGAGGATATAAACCACAGTTAGATAGTTTGGTCACTCTGGAGGCATGTTACACCACTGTTCAAACGAAACTGAAAAAACCCCTCAAAGAATAACGTTAGAGGAGTTGAATTTTAGAGCTGGCAGCAGGAAGTCATATTTTCTCAAGTATATCTGATTTAGTTAGCCAGTTATAAGAAACATTTCCATTTTTACATTAGAAACGGCGATACTCACACACTCTTCCATAGTCACCAACACGGGCGTTCCTCCACTAAACGGGGAATTTGTATTTCTGAAGCTAAACCCCATACagtaacagttagctagctaatctGCTTCGGAAAGCAGCTCCACTTATAAACATAATGGAAACTTTGCCAAAAAGTTTTCAACAGTCGGGCCCGAAAGACGAACGTTAAGGATGTTAatgt
The sequence above is a segment of the Oncorhynchus kisutch isolate 150728-3 linkage group LG25, Okis_V2, whole genome shotgun sequence genome. Coding sequences within it:
- the LOC109870070 gene encoding guanine nucleotide-binding protein subunit alpha-13 isoform X1 is translated as MADFLPTRSVLNHYFPACLLTNTEVEQLRKSKAIDKSISRDKTYVKRLVKILLLGAGESGKSTFLKQMRIIHGQDFDQQAREEFRAIIYSNVIKGVRVLVDAREKLQIPWGSSDNQVHGDNVMSFDTRSSMMVHGQVETSVFLKYLPSIQALWADVAIQHAYDRRREFQLGESVKYFLDNVEKLGEPSYIPSQHDVLLARKPTKGIHEYDFEIKSIPFKMVDVGGQRSERRRWFECFDSVTSILFLVSSSEYDQVLMEDRQTNRLRESLNIFETIVNNRVFLSVSIILFLNKTDLLEEKVLNVSLSKYFPEYTGPDHSLPDVQKFLVDCFREKRRDLTQKPLYHHFTTAINTENIRLVFRDVKDTILHDNLKQLMLQ
- the LOC109870070 gene encoding guanine nucleotide-binding protein subunit alpha-13 isoform X2; the encoded protein is MVPAGNATRVCPVQYGVRVLVDAREKLQIPWGSSDNQVHGDNVMSFDTRSSMMVHGQVETSVFLKYLPSIQALWADVAIQHAYDRRREFQLGESVKYFLDNVEKLGEPSYIPSQHDVLLARKPTKGIHEYDFEIKSIPFKMVDVGGQRSERRRWFECFDSVTSILFLVSSSEYDQVLMEDRQTNRLRESLNIFETIVNNRVFLSVSIILFLNKTDLLEEKVLNVSLSKYFPEYTGPDHSLPDVQKFLVDCFREKRRDLTQKPLYHHFTTAINTENIRLVFRDVKDTILHDNLKQLMLQ